Proteins encoded together in one Marinithermus hydrothermalis DSM 14884 window:
- a CDS encoding DsbA family protein: MRTLLVLWCFAIPAFAQISLPPEAFLNTLGLPPAPGLTHTYGPASLTLETLDGLVYRVHYTGPPDDYTRAGEVIAAAVQAPSVIEAFADWMRENAPRLSGQGPVLVGLGDAHALTLELHDVLRLSVGPVMVPETQFGPARHVLGSGPVAIREYSDFECPFCARLHREVLPELKARYITTGLARFEYRHFPLYRIHREAIPAAEASECAAEQGAFWAFHDTLFTLGVGDYLKAAQAAGLDLEAFKTCYAERRYRARVEAALAEAERLGLRGTPTVFVGPFKLPNPYDLEAYGRYIRMAQALK; the protein is encoded by the coding sequence GTGCGTACCTTACTCGTCCTCTGGTGCTTCGCTATTCCGGCCTTCGCGCAGATCAGCCTGCCCCCCGAAGCCTTCCTCAACACCCTAGGCCTCCCTCCGGCACCTGGCTTAACCCACACGTACGGCCCCGCCTCCCTCACGCTCGAGACGCTGGACGGGCTTGTGTACCGGGTCCACTACACCGGTCCACCGGACGACTACACCCGAGCCGGTGAGGTCATCGCTGCAGCCGTCCAAGCGCCCAGCGTCATCGAGGCCTTCGCGGACTGGATGCGCGAGAACGCGCCCCGCCTGAGCGGCCAAGGCCCCGTCCTCGTCGGGCTTGGAGACGCGCACGCCCTGACCCTCGAGCTCCACGACGTGCTCCGCCTAAGCGTAGGGCCGGTCATGGTGCCGGAAACGCAGTTCGGCCCGGCCCGCCACGTGCTCGGGAGCGGGCCCGTTGCGATCCGGGAGTACTCGGACTTCGAGTGCCCCTTCTGCGCCCGGCTACACCGGGAGGTGCTGCCCGAGCTCAAGGCTCGGTACATCACGACCGGCCTGGCCCGCTTCGAGTACCGCCACTTCCCCCTCTACCGCATCCACCGCGAAGCGATCCCGGCCGCCGAGGCCAGCGAGTGCGCCGCCGAACAGGGCGCGTTCTGGGCGTTCCACGACACGCTCTTCACCCTAGGGGTCGGGGACTACCTGAAAGCCGCCCAAGCGGCCGGCCTCGACCTCGAGGCCTTCAAAACCTGCTACGCCGAACGGCGGTACCGCGCGCGCGTCGAGGCCGCGCTCGCGGAAGCCGAACGCCTCGGGCTCCGCGGCACCCCCACCGTGTTCGTCGGCCCCTTCAAGCTCCCCAACCCCTACGACCTCGAGGCGTATGGGCGGTACATCCGCATGGCGCAAGCCTTAAAGTAA
- a CDS encoding tRNA (adenine-N1)-methyltransferase — protein sequence MRYGDLVLLRDTKGRKYLFRLVEGGVFSHHKGSVKHADILQARYGGCVYTNQEERLTVHKPTLEEYVLLMKRAATVTYPKDAAAMIMFLDLEPASRVLEAGSGSGGLTLFLARAVGPEGEVWSYEARGAFSKRARKNVEAWGVENVRFEVGDLAKAELPEAYFDGVALDLMEPWKVLDAVTPALKPDRALVAYLPNITQVVQLIQTIHEGGYPYLVERVIEVGHREWDVRPPVAHPKFQQVGHTAFLTVLRRLQG from the coding sequence ATGCGTTACGGCGACCTCGTTCTCCTACGCGACACCAAAGGCCGCAAATACCTGTTCCGGCTGGTGGAAGGCGGGGTGTTCAGCCACCATAAGGGCAGCGTCAAGCACGCGGACATCCTCCAAGCACGCTACGGCGGGTGCGTCTACACCAACCAGGAGGAGCGCCTCACCGTGCACAAGCCCACCCTCGAGGAATACGTCCTCCTCATGAAGCGCGCCGCGACCGTCACCTACCCCAAGGACGCGGCTGCCATGATCATGTTCCTGGACCTCGAGCCCGCCTCCCGCGTCCTCGAGGCGGGCAGCGGGTCCGGCGGGCTCACCCTCTTCCTCGCCCGGGCCGTGGGCCCCGAGGGCGAGGTCTGGAGTTACGAGGCGCGCGGCGCGTTCTCCAAGCGCGCGCGCAAGAACGTGGAGGCCTGGGGGGTGGAGAACGTGCGCTTCGAGGTCGGGGACCTGGCCAAGGCCGAGCTGCCCGAGGCGTACTTTGACGGGGTGGCCCTCGACCTCATGGAGCCCTGGAAAGTCCTGGACGCCGTCACCCCGGCGCTCAAGCCCGACCGCGCCCTCGTCGCGTACCTGCCGAACATCACCCAGGTGGTGCAACTCATCCAAACGATCCACGAGGGGGGGTACCCTTACCTGGTGGAGCGCGTCATCGAGGTGGGGCACCGCGAGTGGGACGTCCGCCCCCCCGTGGCGCACCCCAAGTTCCAACAGGTGGGCCACACCGCCTTTTTAACCGTCCTGCGTCGCCTCCAGGGGTAA
- a CDS encoding Rqc2 family fibronectin-binding protein — MEGLVIHAILRDLTPKLPRRTLGWVFPDEGSAAVWLEGLGNLVLRYRPPHPILTLEPERLEGDPKTPFQRLVATRARGRLVALEQHQLDRVVTLAFEGERGFVDTPPARLVFELTGRNANLILTDPEGRILGVDREVNRQINRYRELRPGLPYTPPPPYTKLDPRTLGPEDLQALLGQPLAQGLVQHVDGIGPNLARELARRAGLTPGTPVAPEHLELIHTALKDLVQDPLKSTHLGEALRQAWEQEKAEALRKPLLAALEKRRRTLEKRLEDYARALERLEDAERYRTWGHLLLAYPDRIPPHANTARLPGFEEGTWVEVPLDPALTPVQNAERYYARAKRLEALAERALELEPRTRAALAALETEIQHVRTAGLEALRERLRRDRAEARSRIGLRYTAPGGFEVWVGRNSKENDLLTRMARSMDVWMHAQGVPGSHVIVRSGGKPVPLEALLFAARLAAYHSKARGERNVPVDYTLKKHVWRPRKAAPGQVLYTQAKTLFVDAALPETLEEPLD, encoded by the coding sequence GTGGAAGGCCTCGTCATCCACGCGATCCTTCGGGACCTCACCCCCAAGCTGCCCCGCCGTACGCTAGGCTGGGTCTTTCCCGACGAGGGCAGCGCGGCCGTCTGGCTCGAGGGCCTGGGGAACCTCGTGCTGCGCTACCGTCCCCCCCACCCGATCCTCACCCTCGAGCCAGAGCGGCTCGAGGGGGACCCCAAGACCCCCTTCCAGCGGCTGGTCGCCACCCGCGCCCGCGGGCGGCTCGTGGCCCTCGAGCAGCACCAACTGGATCGGGTGGTGACCCTGGCCTTCGAGGGCGAGCGGGGGTTCGTGGATACTCCACCGGCGCGGCTGGTCTTCGAACTCACCGGGCGGAACGCCAACCTCATCCTGACCGACCCCGAGGGACGGATCCTCGGCGTGGACCGTGAGGTAAACCGGCAGATCAACCGCTACCGCGAGCTTCGTCCCGGCCTACCCTACACCCCACCCCCCCCATACACCAAGCTTGACCCGCGCACGCTCGGTCCGGAAGACCTCCAGGCGCTTCTCGGCCAACCCCTCGCCCAGGGGCTCGTCCAGCACGTGGACGGGATCGGGCCAAACCTCGCCCGCGAACTCGCGCGCCGGGCCGGCCTCACCCCGGGCACTCCCGTCGCGCCCGAGCACCTGGAATTGATTCACACCGCCCTAAAGGACCTCGTTCAAGACCCCCTCAAAAGCACCCACCTCGGCGAAGCCCTCCGCCAGGCCTGGGAGCAAGAGAAGGCCGAAGCCCTCCGCAAACCCTTGCTCGCCGCCCTGGAGAAGCGACGCCGCACCCTCGAAAAACGCCTCGAGGACTACGCGCGGGCCCTCGAGCGCCTGGAGGACGCCGAACGGTACCGCACCTGGGGGCACCTCCTCCTGGCCTACCCGGACCGAATCCCCCCGCACGCCAACACCGCGCGCCTGCCCGGGTTCGAGGAGGGCACGTGGGTCGAGGTCCCGCTCGATCCGGCCCTCACCCCCGTGCAGAACGCCGAACGGTACTACGCGCGCGCGAAGCGGCTCGAGGCCCTGGCGGAGCGCGCCCTCGAGCTCGAGCCCCGCACCCGGGCGGCCCTGGCGGCCCTCGAAACGGAGATCCAGCACGTCCGGACGGCGGGGCTCGAGGCATTGCGCGAACGGCTGCGACGCGACCGGGCGGAGGCGCGCAGCCGGATCGGGCTGCGGTACACGGCCCCCGGCGGGTTCGAGGTGTGGGTCGGGCGGAACAGCAAGGAGAACGACCTCCTAACGCGCATGGCCCGCAGCATGGACGTGTGGATGCACGCCCAGGGGGTGCCTGGCTCGCACGTCATCGTGCGTAGCGGCGGAAAGCCCGTGCCGCTCGAGGCGTTATTGTTCGCGGCGCGGCTCGCGGCGTACCACTCGAAGGCCCGGGGGGAGCGGAACGTGCCGGTGGATTACACGCTCAAAAAACACGTGTGGCGCCCGCGCAAGGCGGCGCCCGGACAAGTATTGTACACGCAGGCGAAGACCTTGTTCGTGGACGCGGCACTACCCGAAACCCTTGAGGAGCCTTTAGACTAG
- the panD gene encoding aspartate 1-decarboxylase, giving the protein MFHAKIHRAVVTQADLNYVGSITIDEDLLEAAGILPYEQVDVLDITNGNRLTTYTLPGERGSGVIGINGAAAHLVKPGDLVIIVAYGLFDEEEARRVQPTVVLVDEHNRITEVRKG; this is encoded by the coding sequence ATGTTCCATGCCAAGATCCACCGGGCGGTCGTGACGCAGGCCGACCTGAATTACGTGGGATCCATCACGATCGACGAGGACCTCCTCGAGGCTGCGGGCATCCTACCCTACGAGCAGGTGGACGTGCTCGACATCACCAACGGCAACCGCCTCACCACCTACACCCTGCCCGGCGAACGCGGCAGCGGCGTGATCGGCATCAACGGGGCCGCGGCCCACCTGGTGAAGCCCGGGGACCTTGTGATCATCGTGGCGTACGGCCTCTTCGACGAGGAGGAGGCCCGCCGGGTCCAGCCCACCGTGGTGCTGGTGGACGAACACAACCGCATCACCGAGGTGCGCAAGGGCTGA
- the mqnP gene encoding menaquinone biosynthesis prenyltransferase MqnP codes for MQRVRTYLDLVRFEHTLFALPFAYGGMFLAAGGWPGWTVFGWVTAAMVGARTAAMALNRLIDWRIDALNPRTANRHLPRGLVKPGEVLALAGIGFVLLAWAALNLNALTARLLPVAVFFLTAYSYTKRFTWLCHYWLGLTIGAAAAGGWIAVSGAFEPATFALWAGVALWISGFDILYATQDYGFDRAYRVHSIPARFGIPAALRIARISHAASWTAFLIAGVLYGAGAAYFVGVGLVGLILAYEHRLVRPDDLSRVDIAFFQANVAVSLGMFAFILLETLR; via the coding sequence ATGCAACGCGTTCGGACCTACCTCGACCTGGTCCGTTTCGAGCACACCCTGTTCGCCCTGCCCTTCGCGTACGGCGGCATGTTTCTCGCCGCGGGGGGATGGCCGGGTTGGACGGTCTTCGGGTGGGTCACGGCCGCCATGGTTGGGGCGCGGACCGCAGCCATGGCCTTAAACCGCCTGATCGACTGGCGGATCGACGCGCTGAACCCCCGAACCGCGAACCGCCACCTGCCCCGGGGGCTCGTCAAGCCCGGGGAGGTGCTGGCCCTGGCGGGGATCGGGTTCGTGCTCCTCGCCTGGGCCGCGCTGAACCTGAACGCCCTAACCGCGCGCCTTCTGCCGGTCGCGGTCTTCTTCCTGACCGCCTACTCCTACACCAAGCGGTTCACCTGGTTGTGCCACTACTGGTTGGGGCTCACGATCGGCGCCGCGGCCGCGGGCGGGTGGATCGCCGTGAGCGGCGCGTTCGAGCCCGCGACCTTTGCCCTTTGGGCTGGTGTGGCGCTTTGGATCAGCGGGTTCGACATCCTCTATGCCACGCAGGACTACGGGTTCGACCGGGCCTACCGCGTGCACAGCATCCCCGCGCGCTTCGGTATCCCCGCCGCGCTCAGGATCGCCCGGATCAGCCACGCCGCCTCCTGGACGGCCTTCCTGATCGCGGGCGTGCTCTACGGAGCTGGAGCCGCGTATTTCGTAGGGGTCGGGCTTGTGGGCCTGATCCTGGCCTACGAGCACCGCCTGGTCCGTCCCGACGATCTCTCCCGTGTGGACATCGCCTTCTTTCAGGCCAACGTCGCGGTCAGCCTGGGGATGTTCGCGTTCATCCTGCTCGAAACCCTAAGGTGA
- the hslO gene encoding Hsp33 family molecular chaperone HslO, protein MGRLIRGLAGGGEFRVLAADTTDVVEEARQRHGLSPTATAALGRAMTGAVLLAFLLSKTPRERLTLRVDGDGPLGGIVVEAAPDGSVRGYVKNPQAEVPLRSDGKLNVGELVGAGELRVVRALPSGELYESSVPLVSGEIAEDIAHYLWQSEQIPSAVLLGVRVHGEGEVEVAGGMAVQVLPGADEADIQRLEQNLAGIKGFTPLLKAKGLEGAVAAVMDGLGFETLDLKPFGYAGSEVPVVFRCRCSRERAVEALVFFTPEEREDMIVQDGGAEVICHWCGEVYRITPEEIQGLRVEHEVRCPDCGEIWYRRRADGLELEIPGDTCRCGRRVERPEGPEPPQA, encoded by the coding sequence ATGGGACGACTGATTCGAGGGTTAGCGGGAGGAGGCGAGTTCCGGGTTCTCGCTGCCGACACCACGGATGTGGTCGAGGAGGCCCGCCAGCGGCACGGGCTCTCGCCCACCGCGACCGCCGCGCTGGGGCGGGCCATGACCGGAGCGGTGTTGCTCGCCTTCCTCTTATCCAAGACCCCCCGCGAGCGACTCACGCTGCGCGTGGACGGGGACGGGCCGCTGGGCGGGATCGTGGTGGAGGCGGCCCCGGACGGGAGCGTGCGCGGGTACGTCAAAAACCCGCAAGCGGAGGTTCCGCTGCGTTCGGACGGCAAGCTGAACGTGGGAGAGCTCGTGGGCGCGGGGGAGCTGCGCGTGGTGCGCGCGCTGCCGAGCGGGGAGTTGTACGAGTCCAGCGTGCCCCTGGTTTCGGGGGAGATCGCCGAGGATATCGCGCATTACCTGTGGCAGTCCGAGCAGATCCCCTCGGCCGTTCTCCTGGGCGTGCGGGTGCACGGGGAGGGCGAGGTGGAGGTTGCGGGCGGCATGGCCGTTCAGGTGCTCCCCGGGGCGGATGAGGCCGACATCCAGCGGCTCGAGCAAAACCTGGCGGGGATTAAGGGGTTTACCCCGCTCCTCAAGGCAAAGGGGTTGGAAGGCGCGGTGGCCGCGGTGATGGACGGTCTGGGGTTTGAGACGCTGGACCTGAAGCCCTTTGGGTACGCGGGCAGCGAGGTGCCCGTGGTTTTTCGCTGCCGCTGCAGCCGGGAGCGGGCCGTGGAGGCGCTGGTCTTTTTTACCCCGGAAGAGCGCGAGGACATGATCGTCCAGGACGGCGGCGCGGAGGTGATCTGCCACTGGTGCGGAGAGGTGTACCGGATCACGCCCGAGGAGATCCAGGGGTTGCGCGTCGAGCACGAGGTGCGTTGCCCGGACTGCGGGGAGATCTGGTACCGCCGCCGCGCCGACGGCCTCGAACTGGAGATTCCCGGGGACACCTGCCGCTGTGGGCGCAGGGTAGAGCGGCCGGAGGGGCCTGAGCCGCCCCAGGCTTGA
- the coaD gene encoding pantetheine-phosphate adenylyltransferase, whose protein sequence is MHAVYPGSFDPFTNGHLDVVQRASRLFDRVTVAVLVNPRKENRFLFSVEERLAIIREATQHLNNVEVESFSGLLADYMRHKGARVIVKGLRAVSDFEYELQMAHLNRQLNPEVETLFVMAATRWSYISSTMVKEIARYGGDVSRFVPKATAEALERKFGHQKG, encoded by the coding sequence ATGCACGCGGTGTATCCCGGTAGCTTTGATCCTTTCACGAACGGGCATCTGGACGTGGTGCAGCGGGCCTCGAGGTTGTTCGACCGGGTCACGGTGGCCGTGCTGGTGAACCCGCGCAAGGAGAACCGTTTTCTGTTTAGCGTCGAGGAGCGCCTGGCCATCATCCGAGAGGCGACGCAGCACCTGAACAACGTGGAGGTGGAGTCCTTTAGCGGCCTCTTGGCGGATTACATGCGCCACAAGGGTGCGCGGGTGATCGTCAAGGGGTTGCGGGCTGTTTCGGATTTCGAGTATGAGTTGCAGATGGCGCACCTGAACCGGCAGCTGAACCCGGAGGTGGAGACGTTATTCGTCATGGCGGCGACCCGTTGGTCCTACATTTCCTCGACGATGGTGAAGGAGATCGCGCGTTACGGTGGGGACGTTTCCCGCTTCGTGCCCAAGGCGACGGCCGAGGCCCTCGAGCGGAAGTTCGGCCACCAGAAGGGCTAA
- a CDS encoding RsmD family RNA methyltransferase, with the protein MGSLRILGGKAKGVPLKVPASARPSPVRVRKALFDYLRGRFPRRGRFLDLYAGSGAVGLEAASEGFAVVLVERDAQAVRMLRENLRRAGLRARIEGVAVERYLLEAQRKGEVFDVAFMAPPYPIDLLEAFGRLLESRVVRPGGVAILQHPSELFVPLGERRVYGSNALTIVSVGEEEHARGVSR; encoded by the coding sequence ATGGGAAGTCTACGCATTCTGGGAGGGAAGGCGAAGGGCGTGCCCCTTAAGGTGCCCGCCTCGGCGCGCCCCAGCCCAGTCCGGGTGCGCAAGGCGCTGTTCGATTACCTCCGGGGGCGTTTCCCGCGGAGGGGACGGTTTTTGGACCTGTACGCGGGCTCGGGCGCGGTAGGGTTGGAGGCGGCGAGCGAGGGGTTTGCCGTGGTGCTGGTGGAGCGGGACGCGCAGGCCGTGCGGATGCTGCGGGAGAACCTGCGCCGCGCGGGGCTGCGCGCGCGCATTGAAGGGGTTGCGGTGGAGCGGTACCTGCTCGAGGCCCAGCGCAAGGGGGAGGTCTTTGATGTCGCGTTCATGGCGCCCCCGTACCCGATCGATCTGCTCGAGGCTTTCGGGCGGTTGTTGGAAAGCCGCGTTGTGCGGCCCGGAGGGGTGGCGATCCTGCAGCACCCGAGCGAGTTGTTCGTGCCGCTGGGGGAGCGGCGCGTGTACGGGAGTAACGCCTTGACCATCGTGAGCGTGGGGGAGGAGGAGCATGCACGCGGTGTATCCCGGTAG
- a CDS encoding Na/Pi cotransporter family protein, with amino-acid sequence MRIQEATVLVVLGGLALFLMGLAQTSAALEALGGTSLRRLLSRATRGVLRPFVAATALTAVVQSGTALTVTVISLIDAGVIAFREGLALSLGATLGGTAALQLAAFRVFDYALPMVAAGYFASLWAPLREAGRAVSGIGLFFLGLDLMIRALEPATEGPLAALLLETFSQNPLLLAGLGFVFTALVHSSNATAALAMALALTERLDLEAALALVVGGNVGTMLTPLVAAAGSGVEARRVALAHLGYKLVAGVAFLLFLEPYTELVRWVGGGEARLVANAHTLFNLIAALPALALIPLMERVMRRVVPDTAQAVRPKYLSEEALASPVLAVSLALREVVRISDQVAQIMGEAVRSLAQGERRSEAVHYREEKVDRLTEAVVLYLAKLHGEARTAVALKLLLLTNALEHLADLVRRLLKQQDKLRAKGLEFSREGREELADAAARVYRRMQEAFAALATGNAALARRIVAEREAMEDYLQRLRQAHLGRLEAGRPESRASSAAHLDMLMTLDAIDVGLTRVAELVPEVHGGDDGKSTHSGREGEGRAP; translated from the coding sequence GTGCGAATCCAGGAGGCCACGGTGCTGGTCGTTCTAGGCGGGCTCGCCCTTTTCCTCATGGGGCTTGCCCAGACCTCCGCAGCCCTCGAGGCCTTGGGGGGCACCTCGCTCCGCCGCCTCCTCTCCCGCGCGACGCGGGGTGTGCTGCGTCCCTTCGTGGCAGCTACCGCCCTTACCGCCGTAGTACAAAGCGGCACCGCCCTCACCGTCACCGTGATCAGCCTGATTGACGCCGGCGTGATCGCGTTTCGCGAAGGGCTGGCCCTCTCCCTAGGCGCGACCCTGGGCGGCACGGCCGCGCTGCAACTCGCGGCCTTCCGCGTCTTCGATTACGCCTTGCCCATGGTGGCCGCGGGGTACTTCGCCTCCCTGTGGGCACCCCTTCGGGAAGCAGGTCGTGCGGTGAGCGGGATCGGCTTGTTCTTTTTAGGGCTCGACCTCATGATCCGCGCCCTCGAGCCCGCCACCGAGGGCCCGCTGGCCGCGCTCTTGCTCGAGACCTTCAGCCAAAACCCCCTCCTCCTCGCGGGGTTGGGTTTCGTCTTCACTGCTCTCGTACACTCCTCCAACGCTACCGCCGCACTCGCGATGGCCCTCGCCCTGACCGAACGCCTGGACCTCGAGGCCGCCCTAGCCCTCGTCGTAGGCGGTAACGTCGGCACAATGCTCACGCCGCTCGTGGCCGCGGCCGGATCCGGCGTGGAAGCCCGGCGCGTGGCGCTCGCGCACCTGGGGTACAAGCTCGTGGCCGGCGTGGCCTTCCTCCTGTTCCTCGAGCCATACACGGAGTTGGTGCGCTGGGTGGGCGGGGGAGAAGCGCGGCTGGTCGCCAACGCCCACACGCTCTTCAACCTGATCGCCGCGCTGCCCGCTTTGGCTTTGATCCCCTTGATGGAGCGCGTGATGCGCCGAGTGGTGCCGGACACGGCGCAGGCCGTGCGCCCTAAGTACCTCTCCGAGGAGGCCTTGGCCTCCCCGGTGCTCGCGGTGAGCCTGGCCCTACGCGAGGTGGTGCGCATCAGTGACCAGGTGGCGCAGATCATGGGGGAAGCGGTGCGCAGCCTCGCTCAAGGGGAGCGGCGTTCGGAGGCGGTGCACTACCGGGAGGAGAAGGTGGACCGCTTAACCGAAGCGGTCGTGCTCTACCTCGCCAAGCTGCACGGTGAGGCCCGCACCGCCGTCGCGCTGAAGCTCCTCCTCCTCACGAACGCCCTCGAGCACCTCGCGGACCTGGTGCGCCGCCTCCTCAAGCAACAGGACAAGCTGCGTGCCAAAGGGCTCGAGTTCAGCCGCGAAGGGCGCGAGGAGCTCGCGGACGCGGCGGCGCGGGTGTACCGCCGCATGCAGGAAGCCTTCGCTGCGCTCGCTACCGGGAACGCCGCGCTCGCGCGCCGCATCGTGGCGGAACGGGAAGCGATGGAGGACTACCTGCAACGCCTGCGCCAGGCGCACCTGGGGCGGCTCGAGGCCGGCCGACCCGAGTCCCGGGCGAGTTCCGCGGCGCATCTGGATATGCTGATGACGCTGGACGCGATTGACGTGGGGCTGACTCGCGTGGCCGAGTTGGTCCCGGAAGTGCATGGAGGCGACGATGGGAAGTCTACGCATTCTGGGAGGGAAGGCGAAGGGCGTGCCCCTTAA
- the pdo gene encoding protein disulfide oxidoreductase: protein MPLLGEQEQRIVRERLATLTRDVEAVLFTDTSTIITPGKEPCVYCKETEQLLKELEALTDKLHLTIYNLALPEGKAKAQEMGVEAAPTIILREKGSDATNLRYRGIPAGYEFASLLEDIEMLGRDGHGLPDEVVQALNALPSPVRMQVFVTPTCPYCPAAVRVAHRFAYASPKVVGEMIEAQEFPKLSDRYGIHGVPDTVINEGAARVLGAQPVSAFLEAVQKAAVPAS from the coding sequence ATGCCGTTGCTGGGTGAACAAGAACAACGAATCGTGCGCGAACGACTCGCGACCCTAACCCGTGACGTGGAGGCGGTGTTGTTCACCGATACCTCCACCATCATCACGCCTGGGAAGGAGCCTTGCGTCTACTGCAAGGAGACCGAGCAACTGTTAAAAGAGCTCGAGGCGCTCACGGACAAGCTGCACCTCACCATCTACAACCTGGCCCTGCCGGAAGGGAAGGCCAAGGCCCAGGAGATGGGCGTGGAGGCCGCGCCGACGATCATCCTGCGCGAAAAAGGCTCAGACGCGACGAACCTGCGCTACCGGGGGATTCCCGCCGGGTACGAGTTCGCTAGCCTCCTCGAGGACATCGAGATGCTCGGGCGGGACGGGCACGGCCTCCCGGACGAGGTGGTCCAGGCCTTGAACGCGCTTCCCTCCCCGGTACGGATGCAGGTGTTTGTCACCCCCACCTGCCCTTACTGCCCGGCGGCGGTCCGCGTAGCGCACCGCTTCGCCTACGCCTCCCCCAAGGTCGTGGGCGAGATGATCGAGGCCCAGGAGTTCCCCAAGCTCTCGGACCGTTACGGGATCCACGGGGTTCCGGACACGGTCATCAACGAAGGCGCGGCCCGCGTGCTGGGGGCCCAGCCGGTCTCGGCCTTCCTCGAGGCCGTACAGAAGGCGGCGGTTCCGGCCTCGTAA
- a CDS encoding nitrilase-related carbon-nitrogen hydrolase, with translation MRNVNVHLVAVQAEIHPEAYRSAETFQERVLKLTQQAVQDLPEDEARVVAFPEAFALPLLFWLDTPEETLDKPSALEAALFLLGQRWREALRYALRQGVPPLRVFYHLRGLEVWPVYERVFREAARAARAYLVAGSLFAPIVDWEPARGYHARSREAHNLTLVLNPQGTILARVPKIHLTLDERKSLLAPGPYGTQVVQTRIGKLATLICLDAFHETLIEQADAAGAWLLIQPSANAARWRGPWSANPREEEGTVWLREGLTKKLEGREHLRYGINPMLNGRFYGLYFEGQSSIATAGQLLQIASHPTGDALLRAQVALDW, from the coding sequence ATGCGTAACGTGAACGTCCATCTCGTAGCGGTCCAGGCCGAGATCCACCCCGAGGCCTACCGCAGCGCGGAGACCTTCCAGGAACGGGTCCTGAAGCTGACGCAACAAGCCGTACAGGACCTTCCCGAAGACGAAGCGCGGGTCGTGGCCTTCCCCGAGGCCTTCGCCCTCCCTCTCCTGTTCTGGCTGGATACCCCCGAAGAAACCCTCGACAAGCCCAGCGCCCTTGAAGCCGCGCTCTTCCTCCTCGGGCAACGCTGGCGCGAAGCCCTACGGTACGCCCTACGCCAAGGCGTCCCTCCCCTCCGCGTCTTCTACCACTTGCGGGGCCTCGAGGTCTGGCCGGTGTACGAGCGCGTTTTCCGCGAGGCGGCCCGCGCGGCTCGAGCCTACCTGGTGGCGGGTTCGCTCTTCGCCCCAATCGTGGACTGGGAGCCGGCCCGAGGCTATCACGCGCGCAGCCGCGAAGCCCACAACCTGACCCTCGTTCTCAACCCCCAAGGCACCATCCTGGCCCGCGTCCCCAAGATCCACCTCACCCTGGACGAACGCAAAAGCCTCCTAGCCCCCGGCCCCTACGGAACGCAGGTGGTCCAGACCCGCATCGGGAAGCTCGCCACCCTGATCTGCCTGGATGCGTTCCACGAAACGCTTATCGAACAGGCCGACGCGGCCGGAGCCTGGCTCTTAATCCAACCCTCTGCCAACGCCGCGCGCTGGCGCGGTCCCTGGAGCGCAAACCCCCGGGAAGAAGAGGGCACGGTCTGGCTTCGGGAGGGACTCACCAAGAAACTAGAGGGCCGCGAGCACCTCCGGTACGGGATCAACCCCATGCTGAACGGCCGGTTCTACGGCCTCTACTTCGAAGGCCAAAGCAGCATCGCCACCGCCGGCCAGCTCCTCCAGATCGCCTCGCACCCCACCGGAGACGCGCTCCTCCGCGCCCAGGTGGCGCTAGACTGGTAA